In one window of Chryseobacterium viscerum DNA:
- a CDS encoding tetratricopeptide repeat protein gives MERINLIILKNKKIHSKEIKKIIACTICIGLFLCMLSCSHDSQDKERENFDVSLLNQTSDLQLSGEYEALVRLNIKYLKKAAKMKYKAGKGLCYLNMAGVNVSAGNYDKARFFFNKAEKDLKNSENNYHKATFYNDYSLYYSHLKINDKAIECNNKAFYYLKQAAKTSLARKLLPRLYVNKGIYYAWKGWFGTSLKCFTKANVLENSAYSNCMVAQYYLFVHKPDSAGIYIERADEKMLSQKTTDVESLWVYYTMGYYYNEVNNSEQAEKALRKALDINIKTRRTYSSHIKEVYMALAELYKKKNDGGKAYFYLKKYMEEEGRFDAARFTAMNKATEDFISEVKQESDWHKNDLPLFIALSIAVLTFSGVYVRKIINKLKLKKNSLKEETDELKNHVETKQLEEVIELAKRNDSSFLLKFKELYPDFIKSLLKINPDLENSELAFCAMLRLRFSAKEIADYTFVQHRSVQQKKYRIRKRLNIPGETDTYDFFENLT, from the coding sequence ATGGAAAGAATTAATCTGATCATTCTTAAGAATAAAAAAATACATTCAAAGGAAATAAAAAAGATAATAGCCTGTACAATCTGCATAGGGTTATTTTTATGTATGCTTTCGTGCAGCCATGATTCTCAGGATAAAGAAAGAGAAAACTTTGATGTTTCTTTATTAAACCAGACTTCAGACCTTCAGTTGTCAGGGGAGTATGAAGCTCTTGTCCGGCTGAATATAAAATACCTGAAAAAGGCTGCGAAAATGAAGTATAAAGCCGGAAAAGGCCTTTGTTACCTGAATATGGCTGGGGTGAATGTCTCAGCAGGAAATTATGATAAAGCCCGCTTTTTTTTCAACAAAGCAGAGAAAGATTTGAAAAACTCTGAGAATAATTATCATAAAGCAACATTCTATAATGACTACAGCCTGTATTATTCTCATCTTAAAATAAATGATAAGGCTATTGAATGTAATAATAAAGCATTTTACTATTTAAAACAGGCTGCAAAAACTAGTCTTGCCCGAAAACTTCTTCCGAGACTGTACGTGAACAAAGGAATTTACTATGCCTGGAAAGGGTGGTTCGGAACTTCTTTAAAATGTTTTACCAAAGCGAATGTACTTGAAAACTCCGCCTATAGTAATTGTATGGTCGCCCAATACTATTTATTTGTTCACAAGCCTGATTCTGCAGGAATATATATTGAGCGGGCTGATGAGAAAATGCTAAGCCAAAAGACAACTGATGTAGAATCCCTCTGGGTTTATTATACCATGGGTTACTACTATAATGAAGTCAATAACAGTGAGCAGGCTGAGAAAGCACTTAGAAAAGCATTGGACATCAATATTAAAACAAGACGTACTTATTCTTCACATATAAAAGAGGTTTATATGGCACTGGCAGAACTGTATAAGAAAAAGAATGACGGCGGGAAAGCTTATTTCTATCTGAAAAAGTATATGGAAGAAGAAGGTAGATTTGATGCCGCAAGATTTACCGCAATGAATAAAGCAACCGAGGATTTTATTTCTGAAGTAAAACAGGAGTCGGACTGGCATAAAAATGATCTCCCACTATTCATTGCCTTATCTATTGCTGTTCTTACCTTTTCAGGAGTATATGTCCGGAAAATAATTAATAAGTTAAAGCTGAAGAAAAACTCTTTAAAAGAAGAGACAGATGAACTAAAAAACCATGTGGAGACTAAGCAGCTGGAAGAAGTAATAGAGCTTGCCAAACGAAATGATTCTTCTTTTTTATTAAAATTCAAAGAACTATATCCTGATTTTATAAAATCACTTCTGAAAATCAATCCTGACCTTGAAAACTCAGAACTGGCTTTCTGTGCCATGCTGAGACTTCGTTTTTCTGCTAAAGAAATTGCAGACTATACTTTTGTACAGCACAGATCTGTACAGCAGAAAAAATACAGAATAAGAAAAAGACTGAATATTCCCGGAGAAACAGATACTTATGACTTTTTTGAAAACTTAACATAA
- a CDS encoding tetratricopeptide repeat protein: MIRIFLIVLLIILVSCHSHSKKEAEKKFDISLLKQNEKFRVAGEYDSLINLNKRYYKLADKINYADGKALCYINLAELNISLENFQKSQILFDNAKEILDHSEDNLHKARFYNVYGRFNIELRRVDKAFQYNNEAMSLIQKSSQSELKNDLLFSIYFRQAIYFIQKKNYEKALEYFHRAKKMDNTGLTDCAIGDYVYMHKNKDSAYKYVTTAYNKAIIRGKEDGIALYANTIMGEYFLTNKQYDKAEETLKKALKINEKTKRIYAYYGKYIYNDLRMLYERRGDKEKAYLYLKAYTDAYYKTNTSLLATINQDMESFITGARQDEAHHKSKIYWIIFLSLAGLSLLGLYAWRIISALGKRKEVLTIEAENLKIRMNDNKQEEIIELGKKNDPEFLNRFKEAYPEFIDRLLTINPGLESSELIFCAMLKLHFTSKEIANYTLVQHRSVQQKKYRIRKKLNIPGETDIYHFFDTLK; this comes from the coding sequence ATGATACGTATTTTTCTTATTGTTTTACTTATTATTTTAGTTTCTTGCCATTCTCATTCAAAGAAAGAGGCTGAAAAGAAATTTGATATTTCTTTGCTGAAGCAGAATGAGAAATTCAGAGTGGCCGGAGAATATGACTCTCTGATCAATCTCAATAAAAGGTATTACAAATTAGCCGATAAAATAAATTATGCGGATGGAAAAGCACTATGCTACATCAATCTGGCTGAACTTAATATTTCATTAGAAAATTTTCAGAAATCTCAGATTCTTTTTGATAATGCAAAAGAAATTCTGGATCATTCAGAAGATAATTTACATAAGGCCAGATTTTATAATGTTTATGGCCGGTTCAATATAGAACTCCGAAGGGTTGACAAAGCTTTTCAATATAATAATGAAGCGATGAGCCTGATACAGAAAAGCAGTCAATCTGAGCTTAAAAATGATCTTCTTTTCAGTATCTATTTCAGACAGGCTATTTATTTTATCCAAAAAAAGAATTACGAAAAAGCACTCGAATATTTTCACAGGGCAAAAAAAATGGATAATACAGGTCTTACCGATTGTGCTATAGGGGATTATGTTTATATGCATAAGAATAAAGACTCTGCATACAAATATGTAACTACTGCTTATAATAAAGCTATTATAAGAGGAAAAGAAGATGGAATTGCCTTGTATGCCAATACGATTATGGGAGAATATTTTCTTACCAACAAACAATATGATAAGGCAGAAGAGACACTTAAGAAAGCCTTGAAGATCAATGAAAAAACCAAACGCATCTATGCCTATTACGGCAAGTACATCTATAATGATCTCAGAATGTTGTATGAGCGCAGAGGAGATAAAGAAAAAGCATACCTTTATTTGAAAGCATATACAGACGCTTATTATAAAACCAACACATCTTTACTGGCTACAATTAATCAGGATATGGAATCTTTTATTACGGGAGCTCGCCAGGATGAAGCCCATCATAAAAGTAAAATATACTGGATTATCTTTCTGTCATTGGCAGGTCTTTCTCTGCTGGGATTGTATGCCTGGAGAATTATCAGTGCTTTGGGAAAAAGAAAAGAGGTACTCACTATAGAAGCCGAAAATCTGAAAATCAGGATGAATGACAATAAACAGGAAGAGATCATAGAACTTGGTAAAAAGAATGATCCTGAATTTCTGAATCGGTTTAAAGAAGCTTATCCTGAATTTATAGATCGACTTTTAACGATCAATCCCGGTCTTGAAAGCTCTGAATTAATTTTTTGTGCGATGCTGAAACTTCATTTTACCTCCAAAGAAATTGCAAATTATACTTTGGTTCAGCACAGAAGTGTTCAGCAGAAAAAATACAGAATAAGAAAGAAACTGAATATTCCCGGAGAAACAGATATTTATCATTTCTTTGATACTTTGAAATAA